The stretch of DNA GGTCGATAAATTTACTTCGATCTGGAACGACAAAAATGTCTATGTGTCTGTAGGTGCTTTCGCATTCTACCGCACATCCGAACACTGTTTTCTCGTCTATGACTATTATGACTTCGACTACCCGTATACGGCAGAAAAGGACGCCGCAGCCCGCGGAGAGGCTCAAGAGTTCAACGTCTATTCTGCCGGATGCTACCAGTAAATAGCGTTGCAAACGCTAGCAAACGATCAACAATCATCGACATAGAAGAAATAAATGTGATAATATTAGTGTAGAATGACATTATCGATTCTAGTTTTGTCTCCACCCTGGCGTCGCCTAGCCAAATTCGTTATTGTTGCCACTGCCTGCTTCGTCTTCTGGCACTACGGCATCGTCCACGGTCTCCTCGGCATGCGGCCAGAGCATCACATCACTACCATTTTTCGGCAGCGAGTGAAGCGGGTTGCGACCGATAATGCGACGATTGTCTACGACACTGGCTATGTTCGACAGCTATCGATTCAGAAAGACTACGATGGAGCAGTAGTGGGGCGAATTAATGACGCACAGAAACGTAAGGAGATAGCGTCACAAATCATACACAAGAACTGCTCTGAACAAGACTGTACACCATGGAGCCCTTTCTCCGCTATAGGAAAAGGGCTGGTCCCTGGCAGCACCAAAGAAGCCTTCAAAGGGGATATCATGAGCACCGCCTTCTTGTATGGCCCTGGCTGGCAAATTCATTTGCCGACACCGGCTCGCTTCGAGGCTTCATCCTTGATCGACCAAGCAATATCTGCACCGCATTCACAGTGCATGTTCTATGGCTGGATAGATTACTTTTGTCTTGATGTAGAAGGTGGGGCTTTTGTGTATCGGTATCGGTGGTGAGAATTGAAGGTTAGTCGTATGGCACTTGACTATATGCACCTACGTTTAGTCTCCAATCACTCACCCCGCACAACCTTCCGTACCGTATCCTTACTGACACCCAACCGCTGCGCAGTGTGTTTTACTGTGCCAAGCTCGGCGTAGGCCTGCCGAACCCGCTCTTGGAAGGCAGGGTCGGTTGGGTCAGCGTGCAGTGTCTTTTTCGCCTGATTTAGGTGCTTGGTCGCGGTAGTGCGGTAGAAATCGAAGCGCCTGGCGATCTAAATCGTCATCTACGAGAAGAGCAGAGGACACACACTGCTCCCCCACCTCTTGTCATTCCTGCGCAGCCATTAGATGCTTGCTCACCGTATCCCGCCCGAAGCCGAGCTCTAGGCCGATCTCGATGTAGGTGCGCCCCTGGGCGTGGAGCTGCTGGGCACGCTGGAGGTCATCGCTGGTGAAGCGTCGCCTGCGGCGGGGCGGCTGCGTAGCCTGGCGGCATGTGGCACGGACAGTGGTCTCTGCGACGCCGACCTGGGTAGCGATCTGGCGGACAACCATGCCCGTGCGGGCCAGATCGACGATCTGCTGCTTCTTCTCCGCGCTGATCGGACGGCAGGCCGCGTTGCGGATACCGCGGGTCGTCGTGATCTCGCTCGCCTGCCCAGTAGGCGCTACGCTAGCCGTGCCCGGTTCCAGAGCCACCTCACCCGCGATGAGACGCTTGCGGAAGGCGAGCAGGGGCTTCCAGTTGTTTGTATCGAGCTTGCTGAAGCGCACCACAGCATCGCTAGACAACCCCTCACCGCCGGTTATCGAAGTGTCGGTGTCCGCGTCCCCTCACGGAACCTTTGCCTTGCCGCCACGAGAGGGTGGACACTGGCCCTGTCCTTCCCCCGCGTCAAGGAGCCGTCATGAAGATCGCCGCCAGAGCCAAGACCGCTCAGCCTTTCCATGCCATGAGCATCGGCGAGCGCGCTGGGATCCTCCAAGCCGAGGGCCACTCGATCGCCAAGCTCAGCCTGGGTGAGCCGGACTTCGGCGCCCCGCCCGCTGTCCGCGAGGAGATGCGCCGAGTGATGGACGGCCGGCCGCTGCCCTACTCCCCCGCTCTGGGCTTGCTAGCACTGCGTAAGGCCATCGCAGGCTTCTACCGTGACAGGCACGGTGTAGAGGTTGATCCCGAACGGATCGTCGTCACCACCGGTGCGTCGGCGGCGCTTCTGCTGGTAGCCGCCGCAACCACAGAGCCCGGCGACGACGTCGTCATCGCGGATCCGTCCTACCCCTGCAACCGTCAGCTGGTGGAGACCTACGGGGGCCGGATCGTTCTGGCACCCACCAGTCCTGCCAGCCGTTACCAGATGGACCGAGCCTCGG from Actinomyces sp. Marseille-P3109 encodes:
- a CDS encoding DNA-binding protein, coding for MRFSKLDTNNWKPLLAFRKRLIAGEVALEPGTASVAPTGQASEITTTRGIRNAACRPISAEKKQQIVDLARTGMVVRQIATQVGVAETTVRATCRQATQPPRRRRRFTSDDLQRAQQLHAQGRTYIEIGLELGFGRDTVSKHLMAAQE